One genomic segment of Sminthopsis crassicaudata isolate SCR6 chromosome 2, ASM4859323v1, whole genome shotgun sequence includes these proteins:
- the CDK1 gene encoding cyclin-dependent kinase 1, whose amino-acid sequence MEDYTKIEKIGEGTYGVVYKGRHKTTGQVVAMKKIRLESEEEGVPSTAIREISLLKELRHPNIVSLQDVLMQDARLYLIFEFLSMDLKKYLDSIPPGQYMDSSLVKSYLYQILQGIVFCHSRRVLHRDLKPQNLLIDDKGVIKLADFGLARAFGIPIRVYTHEVVTLWYRSPEVLLGSARYSTPVDIWSIGTIFAELATKKPLFHGDSEIDQLFRIFRALGTPNNEVWPEVESLQDYKNTFPKWKPGSLTSHVKNLDENGIDLLSKMLVYDPAKRISGKMALNHPYFNDLDSQIKKL is encoded by the exons gTACCTATGGTGTTGTATATAAGGGTCGACATAAAACTACAGGTCAGGTGGTGGCCATGAAGAAAATCAGATTAGAGAGTGAGGAGGAGGGCGTTCCAAGCACTGCAATTCGAGAAATTTCTCTGTTGAAAGAACTTCGTCACCCTAACATTGTCAG TCTTCAAGATGTACTCATGCAAGATGCTAGACTCTACCTCATTTTTGAATTCCTCTCTATGGACCTCAAGAAGTACTTGGATTCTATCCCTCCTGGCCAGTATATGGATTCTTCACTTGTTAAA agTTATTTGTATCAAATCTTACAAGGCATTGTCTTTTGTCACTCACGAAGAGTTCTTCACAGAGATTTGAAACCTCAGAATCTATTAATAGATGATAAAGGTGTAATTAAACTAGCTGACTTTGGACTTGCACGGGCCTTTGGAATACCTATAAGGGTCTATACACACGAG GTGGTAACACTGTGGTACCGATCTCCAGAGGTGTTGCTGGGCTCTGCCAGATATTCGACTCCTGTAGACATTTGGAGTATAGGCACAATATTTGCTGAATTAGCAACGAAGAAGCCACTTTTCCACGGGGATTCTGAAATTGACCAGCTCTTCCGAATCTTCAG GGCTCTGGGGACTCCTAATAATGAAGTGTGGCCAGAAGTTGAGTCACTACAGGACTATAAGAATACATTCCCCAAGTGGAAACCAGGAAGTCTGACGTCACATGTCAAGAACCTTGATGAAAATGGCATCGATCTGCTCTCT aaaATGTTGGTCTATGATCCTGCCAAACGAATTTCCGGCAAAATGGCATTGAATCATCcgtattttaatgacctggacAGTCAGATTAAGAAGCTCTAG